A genomic region of Arachis hypogaea cultivar Tifrunner chromosome 5, arahy.Tifrunner.gnm2.J5K5, whole genome shotgun sequence contains the following coding sequences:
- the LOC112800931 gene encoding probable LRR receptor-like serine/threonine-protein kinase At1g14390 has protein sequence MMKKFLVSFYFLFPATISIILVLLTPIPSAQLTPTESGILLQVQKLLEYPEALQPWNNFTTNFCFLPPSSSLKILCSNGHVTELTIIGNRGSSLSHHHQDQEAPTLSERFSIHDLLVLLSRLSNLKALSLVSLGLWGHLPSEINRFGSIKSMNLSSNFIYGKIPSSISSMRTLKSLVLAHNLLNGTIPDLTMLSSLQELDLGFNGFGPEFPSLSKNIVKIILRNNSFTSQIPSELIKFQRLQQFDISNNGIFGTIPLFLFSLPSLQYLNLASNQLSGSLSLNTSCGSVLTFVDVSYNLLTGNLPSCFTSKSSNRTIMYSRNCVSAMRLSDQYPASYCEGVMEALTAKSPGRSRKEESEIHLGLVLGVLGVATGVAGLVALLILFILKKNKAKSAEKDIIDNKSAADKFHINLYPGPKIVARCATERMSLAALGLPPYCNFTSDEIGDATNNFRQSNLIGEGAQGQLYKGKLVDGSMVLVNRLRVKQKSLNSNSMQNLKKVLPNLRHRNLVSVLGHCFITCQDHPQTRSTIFIVFEHIPNLSSLRDHLTDRIRRETLKWPQRMAISIGIARGIQFLHTGVTPGIYGNNLRIENILLDNSLNPKVSGYSIPLPSKKGVDRRQNQQCVPSVSGRCSNEEKEDIFQLGVILIQIITGKLITSSGELEELKDELERGLSEAASSTPRLTVDPSLRGIFVYESVKTALQITINCLSKVTINRPSIEDVLWNLQYSMQVQEARSSSGNSPRL, from the exons CTAGAATACCCTGAAGCTCTTCAACCATGGAACAACTTCACCACCAACTTCTGCTTCCTCCCTCCATCATCATCCCTCAAGATTCTCTGCTCCAATGGCCATGTAACAGAATTAACCATTATTGGAAACAGAGGTTCTTCTTTGAGTCATCATCATCAAGATCAAGAAGCTCCTACTCTTTCTGAAAGATTCTCAATTCATGATCTTTTAGTTCTGCTGTCAAGGCTTTCAAATTTGAAGGCTTTGTCTTTGGTTTCACTTGGTCTGTGGGGTCATTTACCATCTGAGATTAACCGGTTCGGATCAATCAAATCCATGAATTTAAGCTCAAACTTCATCTATGGAAAAATCCCATCATCAATTTCTTCTATGAGGACACTTAAGAGtcttgttcttgctcataatcTCCTCAATGGAACTATACCTGATCTAACAATGCTATCTTCTCTTCAAGAACTCGACTTGGGCTTCAATGGTTTCGGCCCAGAGTTCCCTTCATTGAGCAAGAACATTGTGAAGATTATCTTAAGAAACAACTCTTTCACATCCCAAATTCCTTCAGAACTCATCAAATTTCAAAGGCTTCAACAATTTGACATCTCTAACAATGGAATTTTCGGAACCAttcctttgtttttgttctctcttccttctcttcaGTACTTAAACTTGGCATCAAACCAATTAAGCGGCTCACTCTCTCTGAACACAAGCTGCGGTTCTGTTCTAACTTTTGTTGATGTCTCATACAACCTTTTAACAGGAAACTTGCCATCTTGCTTCACTTCGAAGTCATCGAATCGAACGATAATGTATTCGAGGAATTGTGTCTCAGCAATGAGATTGAGTGATCAGTATCCTGCTTCATATTGCGAGGGAGTGATGGAAGCCTTGACGGCTAAATCACCAGGTCGAAGCCGGAAGGAGGAGTCAGAGATTCATCTAGGCCTAGTTCTTGGTGTTCTGGGAGTTGCTACAGGAGTGGCTGGGCTTGTGGCTCTTCTCATTCTGTTCATCTTGAAGAAGAACAAAGCAAAAAGTGCCGAAAAGGATATCATTGATAACAAATCTGCTGCTGATAAATTTCACATCAATCTATATCCAGGACCAAAAATTGTTGCAa GATGTGCTACTGAAAGAATGAGTCTAGCAGCACTTGGATTGCCACCATATTGCAATTTCACATCAGATGAAATTGGAGATGCAACAAACAACTTTCGCCAATCAAATTTAATAGGAGAAGGAGCACAGGGACAG CTATATAAGGGCAAGCTCGTGGATGGTTCAATGGTCCTTGTTAACCGTTTAAGGGTAAAGCAGAAGAGTTTGAACAGCAACAGTATGCAGAACTTGAAGAAGGTGTTGCCAAATTTAAGGCATAGGAATTTGGTTAGTGTTTTAGGACATTGCTTCATTACTTGTCAGGACCATCCCCAAACTAGAAGCACAATCTTCATTGTATTTGAGCACATCCCAAATTTGTCATCCTTAAGGGACCATCTTACAG ATAGGATAAGAAGGGAAACGCTGAAATGGCCACAAAGAATGGCAATAAGCATAGGCATTGCAAGAGGAATCCAGTTCTTACACACAGGAGTTACTCCGGGCATCTATGGCAACAATTTAAGGATTGAGAACATTCTGTTAGATAATAGTCTCAATCCAAAAGTCAGTGGATACAGTATTCCATTGCCATCAAAG AAAGGCGTTGATAGGAGACAGAATCAACAATGTGTTCCCAGTGTTAGTGGCAG ATGCAGCAATGAAGAAAAGGAAGATATATTTCAGTTGGGTGTCATTCTAATTCAAATAATCACTGGCAAGCTAATTACATCTTCAGGTGAATTAGAGGAGCTAAAAGATGAG TTGGAGAGAGGTTTGTCAGAAGCTGCATCATCAACACCAAGGCTCACAGTTGATCCTTCCCTCAGGGGAATTTTTGTATATGAATCTGTGAAAACTGCACTTCAGATCACCATCAATTGCCTCAGCAAGGTCACTATTAATCGCCCTTCAATAGAGGATGTTCTTTGGAATCTGCAGTACTCAATGCAAGTTCAAGAAGCCAGGAGCAGCAGTGGGAATAGTCCaagattgtaa